The genomic interval CGTTGTACTCCTGCACCGCCTTGATATAACGGTTCCGAGCGACGGTGATCCGGTTCTCGGTGCCTTCGAGCTGTGCCTGCAGATCGCGGAAGTTGGCGTCGGATTTCAATTGAGGATAGTTCTCCGACACCACCAGCAGCCGGGAAAGGGCTCCGGACAGCTCCCCCTGGGCAGCCTGGAACTTCGCAAACGCCTCGGGGTTGTTGATCAACTCCGGGGTCGCCTGGATGCTGCCGACTTTGGCGCGGGCGTTGGTGACCCCCAGCAACACCTCTTTCTCCTGGGCGGCAAACCCCTTCACGGTGTTCACCAGGTTGGGAATCAGGTCCGCGCGGCGCTGGTACTGGTTCAGGACTTCGGACCAGCTCGCTTTGATCACTTCGTCGTTCCGCTGGAATGTATTGTAGCCGCAGCCGGCAATGCTCAGTGCGAGGAACGCCGTCAGGACCGCCCATGATTTCCGCATGTTTCCCCCCCTGTTGAGCAGCGTGTTGGATCGACGCATAAATATTCCTTCCGCGGTTGCGACGGCAAGGATGAAGGAGTCCTCCCCATGGATTATGCACGAGTTCCCTGCCTGATGAAAAGCCCGGAAACCTTTCTCGAACGGGATGCTTTCCACTTGTTCGGAGAGCCATTCATCGAACGGCTGCATCGAGGGGTTGAGCGCCTTGGCAAGCGCGGCCGCCATCTGAACGCCCGTCAATTGACCGCCGGCGATACCGACGGTCCTGCCGGTGAAGGATTCCCCCTTTTCCCGTTTTCTTCGACTTCGCATTCGCCCGGTGTGAGAAACTATGCATCAACCCGAAGGATGGAGCTTGACTTGCCTCCCCAGACCAACCGCCCTCTGACCGTCGTCGCGTTGCTCCTCGCCATGTTTCTGGCCGCCATGGAGATGACCGTCGTGTCAACGGCGATGCCCACCGCGGTGGGGGACCTGGGCGGGATCCACCTCTACGCCTGGGTGTTCGCCGCCTACATGCTCACGGCGACCGTAACCTTGCCCATCTACGGCAAGCTCGCGGACCTCTACGGCCGCAAGCCGGTCATGCTCGCCGGCATCGCACTTTTCCTGGGCGGCTCCTTCCTCTGCGGTCACGCCGGCAGCATGTACACGCTCATCGTCTTCCGGGCGATCCAGGGGCTGGGCGCAGGCGCCATCCAGCCCATCGCAATGACCATCGTGGGCGACCTCTTCGACGTGCACCAGCGCGCCCGGATCCAGGGGATTCTCGGCGCGGTCTGGGGACTTGCCGGCCTGATCGGACCGATCCTCGGCGGGGCGATCGTCCATTGGCTCTCCTGGCGCTGGGTGTTCTACGTGAACATCCCGTTGGGCCTGGGTTGCGCGGCGGCGCTGATCCTCGCCTACCACGAGAAGGTGGAACGGCGCGACCACCGGCTCGATGTCGCCGGGGCAGCGCTGCTTTCGATCACCGTGGTGCTCGCCCTTCTCGCGGCCCGCTCCCGGGAAGAGGGCCTTGGCTTCCTCCCCGCGGCCGCCGTTGCGCTGGCCCTCTTCCTGTGGGCGGAACGTCGCGCGGAGGAGCCCCTGTTTCCGCTCGACCTCTTCTCCCGTCGTGTAATGGCCGTCGCCTCGGCGACCGGAGCGCTCGTGGGCGCGGCCATGATCTCGGTGGTCACCTTCGTGCCTCTGTACGTGCAGAGCGTCCTCGCCGGGAGCCCCACTGACGCCGGCACCGCGATCGCCCCGATCGCCATCGGATGGCCCATCTCTTCGACGCTGGCGGGGCGTTTGCTGCCGCGGACGGGGTACAAGGCGCTCATCCGGGGAGGCCTGGCGTTGACATTCTGTGCGGCGTTGGGGCTTTCGTTCCTGCTCCGGCCAGGAGCGGATCTCTGGTCGCTGCGGCTGGCGATGTTCTTCTACGGACTGGGCCTTGGTTTCGCCAACACCCCACTGATCATCGCGGTGCAGTCGAGCGTCCCCTGGAAACAGCGTGGCGTCGCCACCGCGAGCACCATGTTCAGCCGCTCGATCGGCGGCACCCTTGCCGTAGGTGTCCTCGGAGGCGTCCTCGCGGCGGCGCTTTCCGCCGGCGGGGCGCCCCCCGGCGCCGTGGACAAGCTCCTCGGTCCGGAGCGCTCCCTCCTCCCCGCCGCGCTGGTGCGCAGCCTGTCGGGGGCGCTGCAGGGGGGGATGGAAGGGATTTTCCAGGCGGTGGCGATCATCGCCTTTGCGGGATTCGCGGTGAGTCTCCTGTTCCCCGCGATCAGGATCGCACCGCGGGGTTCCTCCAACACGGACGAAGCGCCCACGTAATACCAACCCCCGTTGACGTCCTTCGTTGCCTTTGCGCACCGGCCACCGGATAATGTCGTCAGCGAGGGGAACCATGCTGCTTCGAAACATCCCGATCAACCTGTGGAACCTCGTCTCCCCGTTGGCGAAGACGTTCGACTTCATGAACCCCGTACTCGGAGATCACTGCCTGCGGGTCGCCTATCTCGCGATGCGTCTCGCGGAAGAGCTGAAGTGGCCGGCCTGGAGGAGGAGGGAGGCGGCGATCGCCGGAGCGCCCCACGACATCGGGGCGTTCTCCCTGACCGAGCGGCTCGATCTGA from Candidatus Deferrimicrobium sp. carries:
- a CDS encoding LemA family protein, giving the protein MRKSWAVLTAFLALSIAGCGYNTFQRNDEVIKASWSEVLNQYQRRADLIPNLVNTVKGFAAQEKEVLLGVTNARAKVGSIQATPELINNPEAFAKFQAAQGELSGALSRLLVVSENYPQLKSDANFRDLQAQLEGTENRITVARNRYIKAVQEYNVTVRSFPSNLTAMVFGYKTKPNFTVENEKEVSKPPKVDFAPAPTKP
- a CDS encoding MDR family MFS transporter gives rise to the protein MFLAAMEMTVVSTAMPTAVGDLGGIHLYAWVFAAYMLTATVTLPIYGKLADLYGRKPVMLAGIALFLGGSFLCGHAGSMYTLIVFRAIQGLGAGAIQPIAMTIVGDLFDVHQRARIQGILGAVWGLAGLIGPILGGAIVHWLSWRWVFYVNIPLGLGCAAALILAYHEKVERRDHRLDVAGAALLSITVVLALLAARSREEGLGFLPAAAVALALFLWAERRAEEPLFPLDLFSRRVMAVASATGALVGAAMISVVTFVPLYVQSVLAGSPTDAGTAIAPIAIGWPISSTLAGRLLPRTGYKALIRGGLALTFCAALGLSFLLRPGADLWSLRLAMFFYGLGLGFANTPLIIAVQSSVPWKQRGVATASTMFSRSIGGTLAVGVLGGVLAAALSAGGAPPGAVDKLLGPERSLLPAALVRSLSGALQGGMEGIFQAVAIIAFAGFAVSLLFPAIRIAPRGSSNTDEAPT